In one window of Actinomycetota bacterium DNA:
- the nfi gene encoding deoxyribonuclease V (cleaves DNA at apurinic or apyrimidinic sites) has protein sequence MKVLKLHPWNVSPKEAMQIQNHLRSRIVMENAPEISGVKKIAGADVSYSKKENMIYAAVIVFSFPELQILEEKEAILPATFPYVPGLLVFREGPALIKTFEQIEREPDLVMFDGQGIAHPRGIGIATHMGMLLDKPSIGVAKTVLVGEYDEPGRERGSVSPLIKDEREIGAVVRTRKDVEPVFVSIGFKIDLPTAVDFVLKCCQGYRLPEPARKAHHFSNQLKSKTEEFDQPTLF, from the coding sequence ATGAAAGTTCTTAAGCTTCACCCCTGGAACGTGAGTCCAAAGGAAGCCATGCAGATTCAAAATCATCTGCGGAGCAGGATCGTGATGGAAAATGCCCCCGAAATATCCGGCGTTAAAAAAATCGCCGGAGCAGATGTTTCCTACTCTAAAAAAGAAAATATGATTTATGCAGCGGTTATCGTCTTCTCCTTTCCGGAGCTTCAAATATTAGAAGAGAAAGAAGCAATCCTCCCCGCGACTTTCCCCTATGTGCCCGGTCTTTTAGTCTTTCGAGAAGGTCCAGCACTAATAAAGACTTTCGAACAGATAGAACGGGAGCCGGATTTAGTGATGTTCGATGGTCAAGGAATTGCCCATCCCAGAGGAATAGGAATTGCCACGCATATGGGCATGCTTTTGGATAAACCCTCCATCGGCGTGGCCAAAACAGTTTTAGTGGGAGAATATGATGAGCCAGGACGAGAGAGGGGATCGGTCTCTCCTTTAATAAAGGATGAGAGAGAAATAGGGGCCGTAGTTCGAACGAGAAAAGACGTGGAACCAGTCTTCGTTTCCATAGGATTCAAAATAGACCTGCCCACAGCCGTGGATTTCGTGCTCAAGTGTTGTCAGGGATATCGGCTTCCGGAGCCCGCTCGCAAAGCCCACCATTTCTCAAACCAGCTCAAGAGTAAAACTGAAGAATTCGATCAACCCACCCTATTTTAG